A single genomic interval of Fibrobacter sp. UWB13 harbors:
- a CDS encoding glycoside hydrolase family 43 protein: protein MKNRLGWTKVLFTSAFLASTVQADEIVDITPFYRAVDSVALGNIINDLYNDLTLPDTIKLGGESFAITWESSDTLFLTHDGHINGRFVGENKEVTLTATVQDYLSDKKQVVKNKVSIHGFEPYSNYLFAYFPANDNENIYYALSNDGYNFTPMNNGKRVVAADSVSIKKGLRDPHVLRAPDGWFYMVNTDMKSAEGWASNRGMVLMKSRDLINWKHSTVHFPDKYKGKNFANVTRVWAPETIWDANYVNKDGSKGRPLVYYSLLTNDGTIPYDKVFFNYANEDFTDLEGEPIHFFDRGKSTIDMDIVYNPVDKLYHAFYKNEGDGGICKVQAQTLTSENGTKAPTWYKRSGALQQTTEAVEGAGVFKLINQNSWVLMYDCYVNGHYQFTSSSDLNTFKFVQNTKTSGAFTPRHGTILPLTAAETAALMKAFPTPDFEAKVIDIPDSIGVCDGKKVVGPCSATKIIPYVKVGDGGWNETLDVKVAKGATVQLGPHPWDGKIWSWEGPDGFKSTTRENTLKNLDGTKSGYYTVTYTNETGCKSVAKIKIVVDDPDKPYVEQPPVSIGNRGMRESRKDLRLKRNPIYFDLLGNRLSGKPRNGMFVVK, encoded by the coding sequence ATGAAAAATCGTTTGGGATGGACCAAAGTACTCTTTACTAGCGCATTTCTGGCTAGCACAGTTCAAGCCGATGAAATTGTCGATATCACTCCGTTCTATCGAGCTGTCGATAGCGTGGCCCTTGGCAACATAATCAACGACCTTTATAATGACCTTACCCTCCCCGACACGATAAAGTTGGGCGGAGAATCCTTTGCAATCACCTGGGAAAGCAGCGATACGCTGTTCCTCACCCATGATGGACACATCAATGGTCGTTTTGTCGGCGAAAACAAAGAAGTCACGCTCACGGCGACCGTGCAAGACTATTTGAGCGATAAAAAACAAGTTGTAAAGAACAAAGTTTCCATCCACGGATTTGAACCATACTCCAACTACCTCTTTGCATATTTTCCAGCCAACGACAACGAAAACATCTATTACGCCCTCAGTAACGACGGATACAACTTCACCCCGATGAATAACGGCAAGCGCGTCGTGGCCGCCGACTCCGTGAGTATCAAAAAAGGCCTCCGTGATCCGCATGTGCTACGTGCGCCTGATGGCTGGTTCTACATGGTAAATACAGACATGAAGAGTGCCGAAGGATGGGCTAGTAACCGTGGCATGGTGCTGATGAAGTCCCGCGACCTCATCAACTGGAAACACAGCACGGTGCATTTTCCGGACAAGTACAAAGGCAAGAACTTTGCAAACGTCACGCGCGTGTGGGCGCCCGAAACCATCTGGGACGCAAATTATGTGAACAAGGACGGGAGCAAGGGCAGGCCACTTGTTTATTACTCGCTGTTGACCAATGACGGGACCATTCCTTATGACAAGGTGTTTTTCAATTACGCCAACGAAGACTTTACCGACCTCGAAGGTGAACCGATACATTTCTTTGACCGCGGCAAATCGACCATTGACATGGACATTGTCTATAATCCAGTAGACAAGCTTTATCACGCGTTTTACAAGAACGAAGGCGATGGCGGCATCTGCAAGGTGCAGGCGCAGACATTAACCTCGGAAAACGGCACTAAAGCCCCGACCTGGTACAAACGCAGTGGTGCATTGCAACAGACGACCGAAGCTGTCGAAGGTGCAGGAGTGTTCAAGCTCATCAACCAAAATTCCTGGGTCTTGATGTACGACTGCTACGTGAATGGGCATTACCAGTTCACGTCTAGCTCGGACCTCAATACATTCAAATTCGTGCAGAACACCAAGACAAGCGGCGCATTCACGCCACGTCACGGTACAATCCTCCCGCTTACCGCAGCAGAAACGGCAGCGCTCATGAAGGCTTTCCCCACTCCGGACTTTGAAGCAAAAGTCATCGACATTCCCGATTCCATCGGTGTTTGCGATGGCAAGAAAGTTGTTGGACCATGTAGCGCAACAAAGATTATCCCTTACGTGAAAGTAGGCGATGGCGGCTGGAACGAAACGCTTGATGTGAAAGTTGCAAAAGGCGCTACAGTGCAGCTTGGCCCGCACCCGTGGGATGGCAAAATTTGGAGCTGGGAAGGTCCAGACGGGTTCAAGTCCACAACCCGAGAAAACACGCTTAAGAATCTGGATGGCACCAAGAGTGGCTATTACACTGTGACGTACACAAACGAAACAGGCTGCAAGAGCGTTGCAAAAATCAAGATTGTCGTAGATGACCCGGACAAGCCGTATGTAGAACAACCTCCGGTAAGCATTGGTAACCGAGGAATGCGCGAAAGCCGCAAGGATTTACGTCTGAAACGCAACCCCATCTATTTTGATTTACTCGGTAACAGGCTTTCTGGCAAGCCGCGTAACGGAATGTTCGTAGTAAAATAG
- a CDS encoding FISUMP domain-containing protein, giving the protein MSKYFEAFVSVFFAIAFWACSDSSVGAADEDSRAGIFVDARDSQSYKTIEIGGLVWMAQNLNYFDDSDSLYKRTFCYNDSTEYCEKQGRLYAWNVAMVACPEGWKIPSKADFDNLVEAVGGFDFAADSLMSLDFVSEIGGGYHFLEYYNYFDEYAYFWTTDEVRANYARTVMLEKDCSSVSYDETYEEFALSVRCVRK; this is encoded by the coding sequence ATGAGCAAGTATTTTGAGGCTTTCGTTTCTGTCTTTTTTGCAATCGCGTTTTGGGCGTGTTCGGATTCTTCGGTGGGCGCGGCGGACGAGGATTCTCGCGCAGGCATTTTCGTTGACGCTCGCGATTCGCAAAGCTACAAGACCATTGAAATTGGTGGCCTAGTCTGGATGGCTCAAAACTTGAATTATTTCGATGATTCGGACTCGCTTTACAAAAGAACGTTTTGCTATAACGATAGCACTGAATATTGCGAAAAGCAGGGACGACTTTATGCCTGGAATGTAGCGATGGTCGCTTGTCCGGAAGGTTGGAAAATCCCATCAAAAGCTGATTTTGACAACTTGGTTGAAGCTGTAGGCGGTTTTGATTTTGCTGCAGATTCATTGATGTCATTGGACTTTGTTTCAGAAATCGGTGGCGGTTACCATTTCTTAGAATACTATAATTATTTTGACGAATACGCCTACTTTTGGACGACAGACGAGGTCCGTGCAAATTACGCCCGCACTGTAATGCTCGAAAAAGACTGCTCTAGCGTATCGTACGATGAAACTTACGAAGAATTTGCCCTCTCCGTCAGATGTGTGAGGAAATGA
- a CDS encoding peptidase-C39 like family protein: MDLKILPQPDDVTCGPTSLHAVYSYLGYNIPLKKLISEIEFLEEGGTLGVFLGIDALKRGFKATIYSYNLKIFDPTWSKLKMPELREKLVALHKAKHAPKLKKAIDAYIRFIDLGGTVATADLRASMFESYFKRDIPVLCGLSATYLYRSPREYTNEKDQSVFDDIHGEPMGHFVVLYGLDEKKQFMVADPDCTNPMASGPYYKVDKFRLIHSILLGVMTYDGNILVVEKK; the protein is encoded by the coding sequence ATGGATTTGAAAATACTCCCTCAGCCAGACGATGTTACGTGCGGACCGACTAGCCTACACGCTGTTTACTCTTATCTTGGCTATAACATTCCCCTTAAAAAGCTCATTTCCGAAATCGAATTTTTGGAAGAAGGTGGCACGCTAGGCGTTTTTCTTGGTATCGACGCCCTCAAGCGCGGATTCAAGGCTACCATTTATTCTTATAATTTAAAGATTTTTGACCCGACGTGGAGCAAGCTCAAGATGCCCGAGCTCCGCGAAAAGCTGGTCGCTTTGCACAAGGCAAAACACGCCCCCAAGCTCAAAAAGGCAATTGATGCCTATATCAGATTCATTGACCTTGGCGGAACAGTCGCTACCGCAGACCTTCGCGCAAGCATGTTCGAAAGCTATTTCAAGCGAGACATTCCGGTGCTTTGCGGCCTCAGCGCCACCTATCTTTATCGTTCCCCTCGCGAATACACAAACGAAAAAGACCAGTCCGTCTTTGACGATATTCACGGCGAGCCGATGGGGCATTTCGTAGTGCTTTACGGACTCGATGAAAAGAAGCAGTTCATGGTTGCAGACCCGGATTGTACGAACCCGATGGCAAGCGGCCCTTATTACAAAGTCGACAAGTTCCGCCTAATCCACAGCATTTTGCTGGGTGTCATGACGTACGACGGAAACATCCTGGTCGTGGAGAAAAAGTAA
- the nifJ gene encoding pyruvate:ferredoxin (flavodoxin) oxidoreductase, translating to MAKKMIACDGNEATASVAFAVSEVAAIYPITPSSPMAEHADNWSAAGKKNIWGQVPRVFEMQSEGGAAGTVHGALQAGALTTTFTASQGLLLMIPNMYKIAGELTPTVFHVTARALAMQGLSIFGDHSDVMACRQTGFAMLASSCVQECQDLALVAHASTLESRVPFMHFFDGFRTSHEVMKIEALEDGVIRNVIDEKYVKACRERCLTPDRPTMRGTAQNPDVYFQGRETVNPFYAKVPEIVQKYMDKVASYTGRQYHIVDYVGAADAERVIISMGSSTCTIGDTVKYLNGKGEKVGLVNIRLYRPFPMEAVVAALPKTVKKIAVLDRCKEPGSAGEPLFQDALTAISEAVMAGKMAMPKMIGGRYGLSSKEFTPAMVKAIFDELSKAEPKARFTVGINDDVCHTSLTIDPNFKLESDFFQAMFFGLGSDGTVGANKNSIKIIGNETDNYAQGYFVYDSKKSGSMTTSHLRFGKSIIDAPYLIGENEADFVACHHTPHLESIDMLKYAKVGATFLVNTPHSADTVWDTFPRPVQEAIIKKHLKVFVIDAYAVAAKTGMGRRINTVMQTCFFSKLGNVLDAETAIKYIKKYAEKTYAKKGMEVVQKNWDAIDASLANLFEVKVPAAVTSTKEFRAPIHGNAPKFVNEVTAEIIKGNGEQLPVSKMPCDGVFPTATTKYEKRDLALNIPSWNPDACVQCGKCAMVCPHAAIRMKVVDESAVANAPEGFKFTPAKGFKLEGSEKPVFAISVSSYDCTGCGVCTQACIGKDKTDATKKAINMVPQEPIKVQQGKCWDFFVDLPEFDRTKVNKNLVKQAMLLEPLFEFSGSCAGCGETAYVRLVSQLFGDRMVVANATGCSSIYGGNLPTTPWAKNKEGRGPAWANSLFEDNAEFGLGMRLAITKHAKQALSLLEAVNVPAELKEKLTTQKQDDEAGIKAQRENVAALKAALANATDDASVSLRDEFADYLVKKSVWIFGGDGWAYDIGYGGLDHVMATGENVNICVLDTEVYSNTGGQASKATNRGAVALFAAAGKRAGKKDLGLIAMSYKNVYVGRIALGANDAQALKVLQEAEAHNGPSLIICYCPCINHGFDLNSQLQHQKMAVDSGYWTLLRYNPALAAEGKAPLILDSKKPTIPVAEYIYTENRYKQLTRNNPEVAKKLADDLQKEVDARYAFYDAMSKDTEGLISL from the coding sequence ATGGCAAAAAAGATGATTGCGTGTGACGGTAACGAAGCCACCGCTAGCGTAGCGTTTGCTGTTAGCGAAGTTGCTGCTATTTACCCGATTACACCGTCTAGTCCTATGGCTGAGCACGCCGACAACTGGAGTGCTGCAGGCAAGAAGAATATTTGGGGACAGGTTCCCCGCGTGTTTGAAATGCAGTCCGAAGGTGGCGCTGCCGGTACCGTTCACGGTGCTTTGCAGGCCGGTGCTTTGACCACGACCTTCACCGCATCTCAGGGTCTTCTCTTGATGATCCCGAACATGTACAAGATTGCGGGCGAACTGACCCCCACGGTCTTCCACGTCACTGCACGTGCTCTTGCTATGCAGGGCCTTTCCATTTTCGGTGACCACTCCGACGTTATGGCTTGCCGCCAGACGGGTTTTGCAATGCTCGCCTCCAGCTGCGTCCAGGAATGCCAGGACCTCGCTCTCGTGGCCCACGCTTCTACGCTCGAAAGCCGCGTTCCGTTTATGCACTTCTTTGACGGCTTCCGCACTTCTCACGAAGTGATGAAGATTGAAGCTCTCGAAGACGGCGTTATCCGTAACGTTATCGACGAAAAGTATGTGAAGGCATGCCGCGAACGCTGCCTCACACCGGACCGCCCGACTATGCGCGGTACCGCCCAGAACCCGGACGTTTACTTCCAGGGTCGTGAAACCGTGAACCCGTTCTATGCAAAGGTTCCGGAAATTGTCCAGAAGTACATGGACAAGGTTGCTAGCTACACTGGCCGTCAGTACCACATCGTGGACTACGTCGGTGCTGCTGATGCAGAACGCGTAATCATTTCTATGGGTTCTTCGACCTGCACCATCGGTGACACCGTCAAGTACCTCAACGGGAAGGGCGAAAAGGTCGGTCTCGTCAACATCCGCCTCTACCGTCCGTTCCCGATGGAAGCTGTCGTTGCCGCTCTCCCGAAGACAGTCAAGAAGATTGCCGTCCTCGACCGCTGCAAGGAACCGGGTTCCGCAGGCGAACCGCTCTTCCAGGATGCCCTGACCGCTATTTCCGAAGCCGTGATGGCAGGCAAGATGGCTATGCCGAAGATGATCGGCGGCCGCTACGGTCTTTCTTCCAAGGAATTCACGCCGGCTATGGTCAAGGCCATCTTCGACGAACTCTCCAAGGCAGAACCGAAGGCACGCTTCACAGTCGGTATCAACGACGACGTTTGCCACACGAGTCTCACCATCGACCCGAACTTCAAGCTCGAAAGCGACTTCTTCCAGGCAATGTTCTTCGGTCTCGGCTCTGACGGTACTGTCGGTGCCAACAAGAACTCCATCAAGATTATCGGTAACGAAACCGACAACTACGCTCAGGGCTACTTCGTTTACGACTCCAAGAAGTCCGGCTCCATGACCACCTCTCACCTCCGCTTTGGTAAGAGCATCATCGACGCCCCGTACCTCATTGGCGAAAACGAAGCTGACTTTGTTGCTTGCCACCATACTCCGCATCTCGAATCCATCGACATGCTCAAGTATGCCAAGGTCGGTGCAACGTTCCTCGTGAACACCCCGCACTCCGCTGACACTGTTTGGGATACCTTCCCGCGTCCGGTGCAGGAAGCCATCATCAAGAAGCACCTCAAGGTGTTCGTCATTGACGCTTACGCCGTTGCCGCAAAGACCGGCATGGGCCGCCGCATCAACACTGTGATGCAGACCTGCTTCTTCTCCAAGCTCGGTAACGTTCTCGATGCAGAAACTGCTATCAAGTACATCAAGAAGTACGCCGAAAAGACTTACGCCAAGAAGGGTATGGAAGTCGTCCAGAAGAACTGGGACGCTATCGATGCTTCTCTTGCTAACCTCTTCGAAGTCAAGGTTCCGGCCGCTGTCACCAGCACCAAGGAATTCCGCGCTCCGATCCACGGCAACGCTCCGAAGTTCGTGAACGAAGTCACCGCAGAAATCATCAAGGGCAACGGCGAACAGCTCCCCGTTTCCAAGATGCCTTGCGATGGTGTGTTCCCGACCGCTACCACCAAGTACGAAAAGCGCGACCTCGCCCTCAACATCCCGTCCTGGAATCCGGACGCTTGCGTGCAGTGCGGCAAGTGCGCTATGGTCTGCCCGCATGCAGCCATCCGTATGAAGGTTGTGGACGAATCCGCCGTTGCAAACGCTCCGGAAGGCTTCAAGTTCACTCCGGCCAAGGGCTTCAAGCTCGAAGGTTCCGAAAAGCCGGTATTTGCAATTTCCGTGTCCAGCTACGACTGTACAGGTTGCGGCGTTTGTACGCAGGCCTGTATCGGTAAGGACAAGACCGACGCCACCAAGAAGGCTATCAACATGGTGCCGCAGGAACCCATCAAGGTTCAGCAAGGCAAGTGCTGGGACTTCTTCGTCGATCTCCCGGAATTCGACCGTACCAAGGTCAACAAGAATCTCGTCAAGCAGGCCATGCTCCTCGAACCGTTGTTCGAATTCTCCGGCTCCTGCGCAGGCTGCGGCGAAACCGCTTACGTGCGTCTCGTTTCTCAGCTCTTCGGCGACCGCATGGTTGTCGCTAACGCTACGGGTTGCTCCTCCATTTACGGCGGTAACCTGCCGACCACACCGTGGGCAAAGAACAAGGAAGGCCGCGGTCCGGCTTGGGCCAACAGCCTCTTCGAAGACAACGCCGAATTCGGTCTCGGTATGCGCCTCGCTATCACGAAGCATGCCAAGCAGGCACTCAGCCTCCTCGAAGCCGTGAACGTTCCTGCAGAACTCAAGGAAAAGCTCACGACCCAGAAGCAGGACGATGAAGCCGGCATCAAGGCCCAGCGTGAAAACGTTGCCGCCCTGAAGGCTGCCCTCGCCAATGCAACCGACGACGCATCCGTCAGCCTCCGCGACGAATTCGCCGATTACCTCGTGAAGAAGTCCGTATGGATCTTCGGTGGTGACGGTTGGGCATACGACATCGGTTACGGTGGTCTCGACCACGTCATGGCTACCGGCGAAAACGTGAACATCTGCGTCCTCGATACCGAAGTGTACTCCAACACCGGTGGACAGGCTTCCAAGGCCACGAACCGTGGCGCCGTCGCCCTCTTCGCTGCCGCTGGTAAGCGCGCTGGCAAGAAGGACCTCGGCCTTATCGCCATGAGCTACAAGAACGTTTACGTGGGCCGTATCGCCCTCGGTGCAAACGACGCTCAGGCCCTGAAGGTTCTCCAGGAAGCAGAAGCACACAATGGTCCGTCCCTGATCATCTGCTACTGCCCCTGCATCAACCACGGTTTCGATCTCAACAGCCAGCTTCAGCACCAGAAGATGGCCGTGGATTCCGGTTACTGGACTCTGCTCCGTTACAACCCGGCTCTCGCCGCCGAAGGAAAGGCCCCGCTTATCCTCGACTCCAAGAAGCCGACGATTCCGGTTGCAGAATACATCTACACCGAAAACCGCTACAAGCAGCTCACCCGTAACAATCCGGAAGTGGCCAAGAAGCTCGCCGACGACCTCCAGAAGGAAGTGGACGCCCGCTATGCCTTCTACGACGCCATGTCCAAGGATACGGAAGGGTTGATCAGCCTGTAA
- a CDS encoding patatin-like phospholipase family protein, which translates to MKLAIAISGGGALGIGPLQFMRRLEADLSSHLADAGAAFAGTSTGSIVAAGLCSGMTASQLYDLYRCNLPAIFTKVKTPQFLNILSSDYHRYDNTNLKKLLQQNFRYKMYEFKKPIFIPSTFMNGDSVEKVWDRGDGMSDQWFAVLSSCSAPTYFDPVSREKNGKTEIYCDGGMWSNDPIMVLESGLNKVKEFKDNYKILSFNTGMRSANKAPTDHSIIGWGKYIMEEWVARTGRSGYFQACANIGEKNVYRVVPEVDKKYAMDDLSVIDTVSDIWDKLYDQIGKEVCEFVKSTEPAQKLTKD; encoded by the coding sequence ATGAAACTTGCGATTGCTATTTCGGGCGGTGGTGCTCTTGGCATCGGTCCTTTGCAGTTTATGCGCCGTCTGGAAGCAGACCTTTCTTCTCATCTTGCTGACGCAGGCGCTGCTTTTGCGGGAACCTCAACCGGTTCTATCGTTGCGGCAGGTCTTTGCTCCGGCATGACAGCAAGCCAGCTTTACGACCTTTACAGATGCAATTTGCCAGCCATCTTTACCAAGGTCAAAACACCGCAATTTTTGAACATTCTCTCTTCGGATTACCATCGTTACGACAATACGAATCTCAAAAAGCTCTTGCAGCAGAATTTCCGTTACAAGATGTACGAATTCAAGAAGCCCATTTTTATCCCTTCAACGTTCATGAATGGCGATAGCGTTGAAAAGGTCTGGGACCGTGGCGATGGCATGTCTGACCAGTGGTTTGCTGTGCTCTCGAGCTGCTCTGCCCCAACGTATTTTGATCCTGTAAGTCGCGAAAAGAATGGTAAAACGGAAATTTATTGCGATGGCGGCATGTGGTCCAACGACCCCATCATGGTTCTGGAATCCGGTTTGAACAAGGTCAAGGAATTCAAGGACAACTACAAGATCCTCTCATTCAATACGGGAATGCGTTCTGCCAATAAAGCACCAACCGACCACAGTATCATCGGCTGGGGTAAATACATCATGGAAGAATGGGTGGCACGCACAGGCAGATCCGGCTATTTCCAGGCATGCGCAAACATTGGCGAAAAGAACGTTTATCGTGTCGTTCCCGAAGTCGATAAGAAATACGCCATGGACGACCTCTCCGTTATCGATACAGTTTCTGACATCTGGGATAAGCTGTACGACCAAATCGGCAAGGAAGTGTGCGAATTTGTGAAGTCGACAGAACCGGCTCAGAAATTGACGAAAGAC
- a CDS encoding N-formylglutamate amidohydrolase, which translates to MKAPALMITCEHASNAVPDFVLRALRDSKIPDDVLASHRAYDIGAYKVFSNLVKRLKPDFHCSSRFSRLVVDMNRSATNKTFFSEFTVGLPNTVKSHMMSLWEKYREKIENFVASEIPARARKNEKNAPKEAPLKVIHLGIHSFTPVLNGVERDADVGILYDPSRPAEVKIAQTLIQNIHERAPWLKIRKNYPYLGKSDGLTTTLRQKFGQSYAGLEIEINQKLLNF; encoded by the coding sequence ATGAAAGCTCCGGCACTGATGATTACCTGCGAACATGCGAGCAACGCTGTGCCGGATTTCGTCCTGCGCGCACTCCGCGATTCCAAGATTCCCGATGACGTTCTCGCCTCCCACCGCGCTTACGACATTGGTGCATATAAAGTATTTTCAAATCTTGTAAAACGATTAAAGCCCGACTTCCATTGCTCTAGTCGGTTCTCGAGACTCGTGGTCGACATGAACCGCAGTGCGACCAACAAGACGTTCTTTTCTGAATTTACTGTTGGATTACCAAATACCGTAAAATCGCACATGATGAGTCTTTGGGAAAAATACCGTGAGAAAATTGAAAACTTTGTCGCGAGTGAAATTCCTGCGAGAGCGCGCAAAAATGAGAAAAATGCACCTAAGGAAGCGCCGCTCAAGGTCATCCACCTCGGTATTCATAGCTTTACGCCTGTATTAAATGGTGTCGAGCGCGATGCCGATGTCGGGATTCTCTATGACCCGAGCCGACCTGCCGAAGTAAAAATTGCGCAAACGCTCATCCAGAACATCCACGAACGCGCCCCGTGGCTTAAAATCCGCAAGAATTACCCGTATTTGGGCAAGTCCGATGGCCTTACGACCACGCTTCGCCAAAAGTTCGGCCAAAGTTACGCGGGACTTGAAATCGAGATTAACCAAAAGCTGCTTAATTTTTAA
- a CDS encoding HD-GYP domain-containing protein, producing MERSRLKILVVDDTKTNIDVLEGILSNDYDVCVALNGKKAIELTEKIKPDLILLDVMMPEMDGYETLRIMREKNILQGIPVIFLTAKADSKSEQIGLDLGAVDYITKPFNPALVTLRIKNQLQLKLQRDHLHDLVDEKTADLRRTLKVMLTSLGSLAEYRDPETGEHIKRTQIIVQRLAEELRKNSKFTETITPEYIENLATAAPLHDIGKVGIHDRILRKPGTLTQDEREIMMQHPQMGYDVLQEATKELHDSPMVRIAAEMALGHHEHWNGEGYPNHKKKDDIPIGARIMAVADVYDALVSKRPYKDPYPHEVAVKEIVKGRGTQFDPDVVDAFLAIADQLPEIYERFKDTSSSEECKD from the coding sequence ATGGAACGTTCGCGTTTAAAAATTTTAGTTGTTGATGATACCAAGACGAATATTGACGTGTTGGAAGGTATTCTGTCGAATGACTATGATGTTTGTGTTGCTCTCAATGGTAAAAAGGCGATTGAGCTTACCGAAAAAATTAAGCCAGACCTGATTTTGCTTGATGTCATGATGCCCGAAATGGATGGTTATGAGACTTTGAGGATCATGCGCGAAAAAAACATTTTGCAAGGGATTCCGGTTATTTTCCTAACTGCCAAGGCTGATAGCAAGAGCGAACAGATAGGTCTAGACCTCGGTGCTGTAGACTATATTACCAAACCGTTCAACCCGGCTCTCGTGACGCTCCGCATCAAAAACCAGCTCCAGCTAAAGCTCCAGCGCGACCACTTGCACGATCTTGTCGATGAAAAGACGGCGGACCTCCGCAGGACGCTTAAGGTCATGCTTACGAGTCTTGGTTCGCTTGCCGAATACCGCGATCCTGAGACGGGTGAGCACATCAAGCGTACACAGATTATTGTACAGCGCCTTGCGGAAGAGTTGCGTAAAAACTCAAAATTCACTGAAACGATTACACCGGAATACATTGAGAATTTAGCGACCGCAGCACCGCTCCATGATATTGGCAAGGTCGGCATTCATGACCGTATTTTGCGCAAGCCGGGAACGCTTACGCAAGATGAACGTGAAATCATGATGCAGCACCCGCAGATGGGTTACGATGTTTTGCAAGAGGCGACCAAGGAACTGCACGACAGTCCGATGGTACGTATCGCCGCTGAAATGGCTCTTGGCCACCATGAACATTGGAACGGCGAAGGTTACCCGAACCACAAGAAAAAAGACGATATTCCCATAGGGGCTCGCATCATGGCGGTTGCTGATGTTTATGATGCTCTTGTTTCGAAGCGCCCGTACAAAGATCCGTATCCGCACGAAGTGGCTGTCAAAGAAATTGTCAAGGGCCGCGGGACGCAGTTTGACCCCGATGTTGTTGATGCGTTCCTCGCCATAGCAGACCAATTGCCCGAAATTTACGAACGGTTCAAAGACACTTCTTCTTCCGAGGAATGTAAGGATTGA